In one Candidatus Marinarcus aquaticus genomic region, the following are encoded:
- a CDS encoding DUF5718 family protein, producing the protein MNKHTFSLEDLKDYLGFGVAGNFANHLGEAGEADGFSQIQTKEKDAPKGLFPFYIPNHNSFLGEFPICNNTINHNEIEQLQVEAEVALICDFKYKEGKLLDIVPQYFSAFNDCSNRIQNDKKLSTKKNWGKASKGISSEFIKIDEFTQKGVLDKFHIASFVRRDGILQDYGTLSAVNSYSYFFEQLKTWMIEKFNAQEDCGPLEELSPLIQNIEGKKGLLIAAGATAYTEFGKTNFLKKGDEVFIYVYNAHFHSYQDIINDISGGDVHLSQCSKLHQIVE; encoded by the coding sequence ATGAACAAACATACATTTTCATTAGAGGATTTAAAAGATTATTTAGGTTTTGGTGTTGCTGGCAACTTTGCAAATCACTTAGGTGAAGCAGGGGAGGCTGATGGTTTTTCTCAAATTCAAACAAAAGAGAAAGATGCACCCAAAGGGCTTTTCCCGTTTTACATACCAAATCACAACAGTTTTTTAGGAGAATTTCCTATTTGTAATAACACGATTAATCACAATGAGATTGAACAACTTCAAGTTGAAGCCGAAGTTGCTTTGATTTGTGATTTTAAATATAAAGAGGGGAAGTTGCTTGACATTGTTCCTCAATACTTCAGTGCGTTTAATGATTGTTCCAATCGTATTCAAAATGATAAGAAGTTGAGTACGAAAAAGAATTGGGGCAAAGCATCAAAAGGGATTTCATCTGAGTTTATCAAGATTGATGAATTCACACAAAAAGGTGTTTTAGACAAATTTCATATCGCTTCATTTGTACGACGAGATGGGATTTTACAAGATTATGGGACGCTCAGTGCCGTTAACTCTTATTCATACTTTTTTGAGCAGTTAAAGACATGGATGATAGAGAAATTCAATGCTCAAGAAGATTGTGGACCACTTGAAGAGTTAAGTCCATTGATTCAAAACATTGAAGGTAAAAAAGGTTTGCTTATCGCTGCAGGAGCGACGGCATACACCGAGTTTGGGAAAACCAACTTTTTGAAAAAAGGAGATGAAGTTTTTATTTATGTATATAATGCACACTTCCACTCTTATCAAGACATCATCAACGATATTTCAGGAGGGGACGTACACCTTTCTCAATGCAGTAAGTTGCACCAAATTGTAGAGTAA
- a CDS encoding IclR family transcriptional regulator, which produces MQNQNKSLTKGLSILKEIMRSSKPLTANTLCQRLDIDKSTMSRLITTLVHEEFIEYVENSKEIVLSDLMRNIVYKKDRDRIIARTQGLLDEIFYLTQECAYIGVLDNHSVLYLNQVDKSKRVLKTRDSVGLHAPLHTNGFGKILVAFGEVDIATIALKKYTPHTITNEQKFTEEIELVRQRGYAIGHEEHEFGLCSLAVPYFDKRGDFVGTVGISGLSVRLPLETLHEYGQKIFQLVNPTL; this is translated from the coding sequence TTGCAAAATCAAAACAAGTCATTGACCAAAGGCTTATCCATACTCAAAGAGATCATGCGCTCATCTAAACCTCTGACAGCCAACACCTTGTGTCAACGTTTGGATATTGATAAAAGCACAATGTCAAGACTGATTACCACACTCGTACACGAAGAGTTTATTGAGTATGTGGAGAACTCTAAAGAGATTGTTTTAAGTGACTTGATGCGTAATATTGTTTATAAAAAAGACCGTGATAGAATCATCGCACGCACACAAGGTTTACTCGATGAAATTTTCTATCTCACACAAGAGTGTGCATACATTGGTGTTTTAGACAATCACTCGGTGTTGTATCTGAACCAAGTGGACAAATCAAAACGTGTTTTAAAAACCAGAGACTCTGTGGGATTGCATGCCCCTTTACACACCAATGGGTTTGGTAAAATCTTGGTTGCATTTGGTGAAGTTGATATTGCTACCATTGCTTTAAAAAAATACACTCCTCACACCATTACCAATGAGCAAAAATTCACTGAAGAGATTGAATTGGTGCGTCAACGAGGGTATGCCATTGGGCATGAAGAGCATGAGTTTGGTCTGTGTTCATTGGCCGTACCTTACTTTGACAAACGAGGCGATTTTGTAGGAACAGTTGGGATTTCAGGTCTGTCAGTACGACTTCCTTTAGAGACCCTACACGAGTATGGTCAAAAGATTTTTCAACTGGTGAACCCTACTCTTTAA
- a CDS encoding aldolase/citrate lyase family protein, which translates to MKLNEYPQFEINVPEFLNIGVACTSAHLNTPKESATAMIIEDSDLGTAEITYKELSDKSDRFSNFLGTIGLDVRDRVLICLKNSLAYPTAFFGAIKSGIVAVPTSTLLSGSEVKYLATDSQAKAIVLSASMYDNLLPYLQNVDDLKHIIIAGIDSVDGMAQPKGMHIYALDEVLNKASAKPNHYNSKSGEPAYLVYTSGTTGFPKGVLHSHRSLVGREPASEFWFDFKENDRIMHSGKFNWTYVLGSALMDPLYKGHTVIAYEGQNDAKTWVELIKKHQCTIFIGVPTIYRQILQKTDFTIEDCPSLRHCMSAGEHLSSEMVGLWQERFKQDIFEAIGMSEFSYYISHSKYRPIRPGSAGFVQPGHTVKLLNPETLEEVGVEEEGMICISVDDPGLFLEYWNLEEDTAKVKRNGYFFTGDYAKRDEDGYIWFLGRKDDIINTFGYRVSPHEIERVIKTHPKVADCVALGLDVDANKTIVAIAVLADGEISLADEEDILKYGQEHLAKYKAPKQIHVLQEYPKTKNGKVLRKELIKTLNASNTHELLPTENYRARRSMLFVPAYNERNVQKSRGVLADAVIFDLEAILEEQKIGARALLKKVFDENSSFGSSERVIRVNKLDNVEALNEDIALIKELDIDAVLFSNIESAQDVQKAEAIINEINPELEFMIMIESPLGVLNAQSICAESEKLRCVVIGSNALAQKMQINIKNNPKAIFHYMTQISLAARAYNKVVIDGPHFDIADEFSCEASSKDAFSLGCDGKAAMHPTQLEYINDIFTPKKAEVQEARDMIEAYESGLKEGKEIIQFGCDLVDERRIQWAQRVITLYDKYREIGQTAF; encoded by the coding sequence ATGAAATTGAACGAATACCCACAATTTGAGATAAACGTACCTGAATTTTTAAATATCGGGGTGGCGTGTACGTCAGCACATTTGAACACGCCAAAAGAGAGTGCAACGGCGATGATTATTGAAGACAGTGATTTAGGTACAGCTGAAATCACCTATAAAGAGCTCTCTGACAAATCAGACCGTTTCTCAAACTTTTTAGGAACGATTGGGTTGGATGTACGTGACCGAGTTTTGATTTGTCTGAAAAACTCATTGGCATACCCAACGGCATTTTTTGGAGCGATTAAATCAGGAATTGTAGCCGTACCTACTTCAACACTGTTAAGTGGTTCAGAAGTGAAGTACTTAGCTACGGATTCTCAAGCAAAAGCGATTGTACTGTCGGCTTCAATGTATGACAACTTGTTGCCCTATTTGCAAAATGTGGATGATTTAAAGCACATCATCATTGCAGGTATTGATAGCGTGGATGGGATGGCTCAACCAAAAGGGATGCATATTTATGCTCTTGATGAGGTGTTAAATAAAGCCAGTGCAAAACCAAACCACTACAACTCAAAATCAGGTGAGCCAGCGTATTTGGTTTATACGTCTGGTACAACTGGGTTTCCTAAAGGAGTGTTGCACTCTCACAGGTCATTGGTAGGACGAGAGCCAGCAAGTGAGTTTTGGTTTGATTTTAAAGAGAACGATAGAATCATGCACTCAGGAAAATTCAACTGGACGTATGTTTTAGGTTCAGCGTTGATGGACCCCTTGTATAAAGGGCATACGGTCATTGCGTATGAAGGGCAAAACGATGCAAAAACATGGGTGGAGTTGATTAAAAAACACCAATGTACGATTTTTATAGGCGTACCAACGATTTATCGGCAAATCCTTCAAAAGACCGATTTTACAATCGAAGATTGTCCAAGTTTGAGACACTGCATGAGTGCAGGGGAGCACTTATCATCTGAGATGGTAGGGCTTTGGCAAGAGCGATTCAAACAAGATATTTTTGAAGCGATTGGAATGAGTGAGTTCTCTTATTATATTTCACACTCAAAATACAGACCTATTCGACCGGGTTCAGCAGGTTTTGTTCAACCAGGACACACCGTGAAGTTATTGAACCCTGAAACACTTGAAGAGGTGGGTGTGGAAGAGGAAGGAATGATTTGTATCAGTGTGGATGACCCAGGGTTGTTCTTGGAGTATTGGAACTTAGAAGAGGATACCGCAAAAGTGAAACGAAACGGCTACTTCTTTACAGGAGATTACGCCAAACGAGATGAAGATGGATATATTTGGTTCTTAGGACGAAAAGATGACATCATCAATACTTTTGGATATAGAGTATCTCCACATGAGATTGAAAGAGTGATTAAAACCCACCCAAAAGTGGCAGATTGTGTAGCACTTGGGTTGGATGTGGATGCAAACAAAACGATTGTTGCTATTGCAGTATTGGCTGATGGTGAAATAAGCTTAGCAGATGAAGAGGACATCTTAAAGTATGGACAAGAGCATCTTGCAAAATACAAAGCACCAAAGCAGATTCATGTACTGCAAGAGTATCCAAAAACAAAAAATGGAAAAGTGCTTCGAAAAGAGTTGATTAAAACGCTAAATGCAAGCAACACGCATGAGCTTTTACCCACAGAGAATTACCGAGCACGACGTTCAATGCTGTTTGTTCCAGCATACAATGAAAGAAACGTGCAAAAATCACGAGGTGTGTTAGCTGATGCGGTGATTTTTGACCTCGAAGCTATTTTAGAAGAGCAAAAAATTGGTGCTCGAGCATTGCTTAAAAAAGTGTTCGATGAGAACAGCTCATTTGGAAGCAGTGAGAGAGTCATACGTGTGAATAAACTTGATAATGTTGAAGCACTCAATGAAGACATTGCGTTAATCAAAGAGTTGGATATCGATGCGGTACTGTTTTCAAATATAGAGAGTGCACAAGATGTGCAAAAAGCAGAAGCCATTATCAATGAGATTAATCCAGAGTTGGAGTTTATGATAATGATTGAGTCCCCTTTAGGGGTGTTAAATGCACAATCAATTTGTGCTGAGAGTGAAAAGTTACGTTGTGTGGTGATTGGTTCAAATGCGTTAGCGCAGAAGATGCAAATCAACATCAAAAACAACCCAAAAGCAATTTTCCACTATATGACGCAAATCAGTCTGGCGGCACGAGCGTATAATAAAGTTGTGATTGATGGACCTCATTTTGATATTGCCGATGAGTTCAGTTGTGAAGCCAGCTCTAAAGATGCGTTCAGTTTAGGATGTGATGGAAAAGCAGCGATGCACCCAACACAGTTGGAGTATATCAATGATATCTTCACGCCTAAAAAAGCGGAAGTGCAAGAGGCACGAGATATGATTGAAGCGTATGAAAGTGGTCTTAAAGAGGGTAAAGAGATTATTCAGTTTGGATGTGATTTGGTCGATGAACGACGTATTCAATGGGCACAACGAGTTATTACACTCTATGATAAATACAGAGAAATCGGGCAAACGGCGTTTTAA
- a CDS encoding HpcH/HpaI aldolase/citrate lyase family protein: MTHPNEALFEAGKSLPIIPTCEHFAGSEKLIKKGFEMQRKLGPVFDITCDCEDGAETGKEVEHAQMIVRVVNSQENPYGMAGTRIHDFSHPDWRQDVDILVPGAGEKLAYITLPKTTSYEDVKTQIEYIQKVAKDSGITREIPIHILIETHGALQDVEKIATLPWLQVLDFGLMDFVSGYQGAIPAINMRSPGQFEHRLIGAAKAKVCQAAIQNHVIPCHNVTLDLKNPYQTYKDAERARNEFGFMRMWSIYPTQVQAIVDAMKPDFTELEAAQNILVAAQDAEWGPIQYDGELHDRATYRYFWELVQRAKYSGTKLHDEVEKRFFS; encoded by the coding sequence ATGACACATCCAAATGAAGCACTATTTGAAGCAGGTAAAAGTTTACCAATTATTCCAACATGCGAGCACTTTGCAGGAAGTGAAAAGTTGATTAAAAAAGGGTTCGAGATGCAACGAAAACTGGGACCTGTATTTGATATCACATGCGATTGTGAAGATGGCGCTGAAACAGGAAAAGAGGTTGAACACGCACAGATGATTGTACGAGTGGTGAACTCCCAAGAGAACCCTTATGGTATGGCTGGAACACGAATCCATGACTTCTCACACCCTGATTGGAGACAAGATGTGGACATCTTAGTTCCTGGAGCTGGTGAAAAGTTAGCGTACATTACATTGCCAAAAACAACATCATATGAAGATGTTAAAACGCAAATTGAGTATATTCAAAAAGTAGCCAAAGATTCAGGGATTACAAGAGAGATTCCTATTCATATCTTGATTGAGACACATGGAGCACTTCAAGATGTAGAGAAGATTGCAACATTGCCTTGGTTACAAGTTCTTGACTTTGGTTTGATGGACTTTGTTTCAGGATACCAAGGAGCCATTCCCGCAATCAACATGAGAAGCCCGGGTCAGTTTGAACACCGATTGATTGGTGCAGCAAAAGCAAAAGTGTGCCAAGCAGCGATTCAAAACCATGTGATTCCTTGTCATAACGTAACGCTTGATTTGAAAAACCCTTATCAAACATACAAAGACGCAGAACGTGCACGAAACGAGTTTGGATTTATGAGAATGTGGTCAATTTACCCAACACAAGTTCAAGCCATTGTAGATGCAATGAAACCAGACTTCACTGAACTAGAAGCAGCACAAAATATTTTAGTCGCAGCTCAAGATGCTGAGTGGGGACCTATTCAGTATGATGGAGAGTTGCATGATCGAGCCACATACCGATACTTCTGGGAGTTAGTACAAAGAGCAAAATACTCTGGAACCAAACTTCACGATGAGGTTGAGAAGCGATTCTTCTCATAA
- a CDS encoding MaoC family dehydratase encodes MSSKINTGNYFEDFKIGQKIIHPLPRTITDGDVSLYIAFTGSRFALHSSDVLAQEFGYEKKPLDDLLMFHLTFGKSVQDISLNAIANLGYAEVSFPNPVFVGDTVRLETQIIGLKENSNGKSGVVYVHSIGYNQNGLEVLNLKRWVMVHKRNKGEMSGINEVPTFAPTTPIAKEVNIPVAKNIDTNATGGSFFFEDYEVGERLNHIEGITVDDSDHTLATKLYQNNAKVHFNDHMMKSTPMGERLMYGGHVISMARTISFNGLQNAQWIYAINAGSHCNPTYAGDTIYAYSEVLEKIELEGRSDIGLLRLRTVALKNETPQAIESAKGEDGKYLPNVVLDLDYTVVIPTKK; translated from the coding sequence ATGAGCAGTAAAATTAATACAGGCAACTATTTTGAAGATTTTAAAATCGGTCAAAAAATCATTCACCCACTTCCACGTACCATTACAGATGGGGATGTCTCTTTGTACATCGCTTTTACAGGGAGCCGGTTTGCGCTTCATTCAAGCGATGTTTTGGCACAAGAGTTTGGGTATGAAAAAAAGCCTTTAGATGACTTGTTGATGTTTCACTTGACATTTGGAAAATCGGTACAAGATATTTCGTTAAATGCCATTGCCAATTTAGGGTATGCCGAAGTATCTTTTCCTAACCCAGTATTTGTTGGAGATACGGTTCGACTAGAAACTCAAATCATTGGCTTAAAAGAGAACTCAAATGGTAAAAGTGGGGTGGTGTATGTGCACTCAATTGGGTACAACCAAAATGGTTTGGAAGTTCTGAACCTAAAGCGTTGGGTGATGGTACACAAACGAAACAAAGGGGAAATGAGTGGTATCAATGAGGTTCCAACATTTGCACCCACCACACCGATTGCCAAAGAGGTGAATATTCCTGTAGCAAAAAATATTGATACCAATGCCACAGGAGGAAGTTTCTTTTTTGAAGATTATGAAGTGGGTGAACGGCTCAATCATATTGAGGGAATCACGGTGGATGATTCTGATCACACATTGGCCACGAAATTGTACCAAAACAATGCAAAGGTACACTTCAATGACCATATGATGAAAAGTACTCCTATGGGTGAGCGTTTGATGTATGGAGGTCATGTTATCTCTATGGCACGAACGATCTCATTTAACGGGTTACAAAATGCGCAATGGATTTATGCAATCAATGCAGGAAGTCATTGTAATCCAACGTATGCAGGCGATACAATTTATGCCTACAGTGAAGTGTTAGAAAAAATTGAACTTGAAGGTCGCAGTGACATTGGGTTATTACGACTAAGAACAGTGGCATTGAAAAATGAAACGCCACAAGCAATTGAATCAGCAAAAGGTGAAGATGGTAAGTATCTTCCAAATGTTGTATTGGATTTAGACTACACGGTAGTCATACCAACAAAAAAATAA
- a CDS encoding epoxyqueuosine reductase QueH translates to MLVHICCSVDSHYFLEKIQEEYPDEKLVGYFYDPNIHPYSEYALRFLDVQYSCDRLGIELLEGPYNLEAWLKSVKGLENEPEKGDRCTVCFDDRLSNSVEKAKELGHNKFTTTLLISPKKSQDKLDKIGHELAEKHNMEFIFKDYRSGQGTQLQGEVVKKHSLYRQNYCGCIFGLSAQREQQDKLMDEMFVSVNAQITPESIEERLELYSKRNTYAKNNTPYKIIKQRFLNYRLLHGWVQQKKQTIPSYILCYSTINRNNTGGRIEYTHEGISYLNRDEVKLLDLNTFNALAQTSYATIKELYFHPLSFKQELEIRHHITQNPYDLSAIIVLEELNTERYDIKINAKTYDDVKEVIIKENE, encoded by the coding sequence TTGCTTGTCCACATTTGTTGTTCCGTTGACAGCCACTACTTTTTAGAAAAAATCCAAGAAGAATACCCTGATGAAAAACTGGTCGGGTACTTCTATGACCCCAACATTCATCCTTACAGTGAGTATGCACTTCGTTTTTTAGACGTACAATACTCATGTGACAGATTAGGTATTGAACTGCTTGAAGGACCTTACAATTTAGAAGCGTGGCTTAAAAGTGTGAAAGGCTTAGAGAACGAACCTGAAAAGGGGGATCGTTGTACGGTCTGTTTTGATGATAGACTCAGCAACAGTGTAGAAAAAGCCAAAGAACTGGGACATAATAAATTTACAACTACCCTTTTAATCTCTCCTAAAAAATCGCAAGATAAGCTTGATAAAATCGGCCATGAATTGGCAGAAAAACACAACATGGAGTTTATTTTTAAAGATTACAGAAGTGGTCAAGGAACCCAACTGCAAGGAGAAGTCGTTAAAAAGCATAGCTTGTATCGACAAAACTATTGCGGATGTATCTTTGGATTGAGTGCACAAAGAGAGCAACAAGACAAACTCATGGATGAGATGTTTGTAAGTGTCAATGCTCAAATCACACCAGAGAGCATTGAAGAGCGACTCGAACTCTACAGCAAACGAAATACCTATGCCAAAAATAACACCCCTTATAAAATCATCAAACAACGGTTTTTAAACTATCGACTGCTTCATGGATGGGTACAACAAAAAAAACAAACCATCCCTTCCTATATTCTGTGTTACTCAACGATTAATCGCAACAACACTGGTGGTCGAATTGAATATACCCATGAAGGCATTAGCTATCTCAACCGTGATGAAGTCAAACTCTTGGATTTAAACACCTTTAATGCCCTTGCCCAAACCTCTTATGCAACGATTAAGGAACTCTATTTTCATCCCTTATCTTTTAAACAAGAGCTTGAAATCAGACATCACATCACTCAAAACCCTTATGATTTAAGTGCCATAATTGTTTTAGAAGAGCTCAACACTGAGCGATATGACATCAAAATCAATGCCAAAACATACGATGACGTCAAAGAGGTCATCATCAAGGAAAATGAATGA
- a CDS encoding HpcH/HpaI aldolase/citrate lyase family protein: MTSSFADLSKLTEKDDLTPVLGGYWPGIQIYYPPIKFNPLDGTYESLEQAKFRLQKHAYKTKAHTLLFDLEDGCRMKEMSRKLLIEELPKFPERDFQIAIRINPFRTDEYEEDLKMLKKIHKYIDVIVLAKAGEVYGDAEIRDLSSWLVSIGSNLTIQPIIEHPKSLQIADKLMSHSTVQHVVFGIHDFSKAMAYKITPQGWIDELETFFNMLTMEARVKGRGVIGGVEVLLTPNSLPDSCQEKKDIRRWLDLHGDDASRHVYSHAKRETAMGLTGKQVITPNHINICKVAFTPSPKEIARDIDILKAAMDADALLSGAIRYKEEMLDPPMFGKSLQNILRAYALRSLSADDQKFALTVLNKMPLHTFKENWPYGLI, translated from the coding sequence ATGACTTCATCATTCGCAGATTTGTCGAAATTGACTGAAAAAGATGATTTAACACCAGTACTTGGTGGATACTGGCCTGGAATCCAAATATATTATCCTCCCATCAAGTTTAATCCACTTGATGGTACATATGAGAGTTTAGAACAAGCAAAGTTTCGATTACAAAAACACGCTTATAAAACAAAAGCACATACACTATTATTTGACTTAGAAGATGGATGTCGAATGAAAGAGATGTCAAGAAAACTCTTGATTGAGGAGTTACCAAAATTTCCAGAACGTGATTTTCAAATCGCTATTCGTATTAACCCTTTTAGAACGGACGAGTACGAAGAGGATTTAAAAATGTTAAAAAAGATTCACAAATATATCGATGTGATTGTTTTAGCAAAAGCGGGAGAAGTCTATGGTGATGCAGAGATTCGAGACCTTTCATCATGGTTGGTTTCTATTGGAAGTAATTTGACGATTCAGCCTATTATTGAGCACCCAAAATCGTTACAAATTGCCGATAAATTAATGAGTCACTCAACCGTACAACATGTTGTATTTGGTATTCATGACTTCTCAAAAGCGATGGCGTATAAAATCACACCTCAAGGGTGGATTGATGAATTGGAGACATTCTTTAATATGTTGACCATGGAAGCCAGAGTTAAAGGACGAGGCGTCATTGGAGGAGTTGAAGTATTGTTAACGCCCAATTCATTGCCCGATTCGTGTCAAGAGAAAAAAGATATTCGACGTTGGTTGGATCTGCATGGCGATGATGCTTCACGACATGTATACTCTCACGCAAAACGAGAGACAGCCATGGGGCTTACAGGGAAGCAAGTAATTACGCCAAACCACATTAATATTTGTAAAGTGGCGTTTACTCCTTCACCCAAAGAGATTGCACGAGATATCGATATCTTAAAAGCAGCGATGGACGCGGATGCTCTTTTAAGTGGAGCGATTCGATATAAAGAGGAGATGTTGGACCCACCAATGTTTGGTAAGTCTTTACAAAACATCTTAAGAGCGTATGCATTGAGAAGTTTAAGTGCTGATGATCAGAAGTTTGCATTAACAGTATTGAATAAAATGCCACTGCATACATTTAAAGAGAACTGGCCTTACGGTCTTATTTAA
- a CDS encoding methyl-accepting chemotaxis protein, giving the protein MDKSKYKSFGNKLLVYILGTTFVTFSLTIFFVTKFSYETAQKGVQSLISEASGKYSAEIQNRINQTIVIAKAMAFKFEESLNTDTKLSEQETIAYIKSLLKYNDDILGFWFKIKDKELLFSANMDSKSQNGYDKFGQFNPYIVKSNTGIKVQAGAPYNEEDAWIGGPKKAGKTYITEPYLYDVDGQKVLMATIGIPLYHNGEYFGVCGIDISLDTLNKMIDSVNIFEHAYAFIIDSHGIIVSHPNKTLRTKKLIEVANNDADYIQLLENSKANKDTQFMKISYEDGLESLYYSNPFSIIDTGTNWTFVINAPKKEYLANANFIRNFSITASIVCLVIIAIIIFLIVRKLNYNLEAISTGLASFFRYLNKESNNTEQITMVSNDEFGKMAKEINNNVEIIKVAIEKDNKLIDEVKTIVNKVSDGYLDGHINASTTNDSLNELKNLLNDMLLNLQTLIGKDLNEISDTLAKYTQRDFTARLDVQKSGKIGKELIKMNKMMTDMLQSSQNDGLSLKKSADELSSSVGTLSKNASEQAASLEETAASIDEITGNIQQTSEKAQEMLKVSNHTKTSANEGKNLANDTVKAMEQINETVQNINEAISVIDQIAFQTNILSLNAAVEAATAGEAGKGFAVVAQEVRNLAARSAEAAKEIKELVESATVRADNGKVISGKMIEGFSELEQKIETTNTLIDDVSNAAKEQTIGMTQIADAMNQLDKFTQENAAIADKTNDIAKETNLIALEVVKNVNRNNFEGKNIQGQSISMEQTTKKVPKNTAKVESKREIETEQESEEWENF; this is encoded by the coding sequence ATGGACAAGTCAAAATATAAAAGTTTTGGAAATAAACTTTTAGTTTATATATTAGGAACGACATTTGTAACGTTTAGTTTAACAATTTTTTTTGTGACTAAATTCTCTTATGAAACCGCACAAAAGGGTGTGCAGAGTTTGATATCTGAAGCTTCAGGGAAATATTCAGCAGAGATACAAAATAGGATTAACCAAACCATTGTGATAGCTAAAGCAATGGCATTTAAATTTGAAGAGTCTCTTAATACTGATACAAAATTAAGTGAGCAAGAGACGATAGCGTATATCAAATCTTTATTAAAATACAATGACGACATTTTAGGTTTTTGGTTTAAAATCAAAGACAAAGAGCTTCTTTTTAGTGCAAATATGGATTCAAAGTCTCAAAATGGATATGATAAATTTGGTCAATTTAACCCCTATATTGTTAAATCAAATACGGGCATAAAAGTTCAAGCAGGCGCACCTTACAATGAAGAGGATGCTTGGATTGGAGGCCCTAAAAAGGCGGGAAAAACATATATTACTGAGCCTTATTTGTATGATGTGGATGGTCAAAAAGTGTTAATGGCAACCATTGGTATTCCATTGTATCACAATGGAGAATATTTTGGAGTCTGTGGTATTGATATCAGCTTAGATACGCTTAATAAAATGATCGATTCTGTTAATATTTTTGAACATGCCTATGCTTTTATTATTGACAGTCATGGTATTATCGTCAGCCATCCCAATAAAACGTTAAGAACGAAAAAATTGATTGAAGTGGCGAATAATGATGCAGATTATATACAATTGCTTGAAAACTCAAAAGCCAATAAAGATACGCAGTTTATGAAAATTTCTTACGAAGATGGTTTGGAATCATTGTATTATTCTAACCCCTTCAGTATTATTGATACAGGAACCAATTGGACGTTTGTGATTAATGCACCCAAAAAAGAGTATCTGGCCAATGCTAATTTTATCAGAAATTTTTCTATTACAGCTTCAATTGTGTGTTTGGTCATTATCGCAATCATCATTTTCTTAATCGTTCGAAAACTCAATTATAACCTCGAAGCCATTTCTACAGGGTTAGCTTCATTTTTCAGATATTTAAATAAAGAATCTAATAACACAGAGCAGATCACAATGGTATCCAATGATGAGTTTGGAAAAATGGCCAAAGAGATCAATAATAATGTAGAGATTATAAAAGTAGCCATTGAAAAAGACAATAAACTCATTGATGAAGTTAAAACAATTGTTAACAAAGTGAGTGATGGATACCTTGATGGGCATATTAATGCCAGCACAACAAATGATTCATTAAATGAATTAAAAAATCTTTTAAACGATATGTTACTTAATTTACAAACTCTTATTGGTAAGGATTTAAATGAAATCAGTGATACCTTAGCAAAATATACACAAAGAGATTTCACAGCCAGACTCGATGTTCAAAAGAGCGGTAAGATAGGTAAAGAGCTTATTAAAATGAATAAAATGATGACCGATATGTTGCAAAGCAGTCAAAATGATGGGCTTTCATTGAAAAAAAGTGCTGATGAATTAAGCAGCAGTGTGGGGACATTGAGTAAAAATGCGAGCGAACAAGCGGCTTCACTGGAAGAGACTGCCGCATCCATTGATGAAATCACTGGAAACATTCAACAAACAAGTGAAAAAGCACAAGAGATGTTAAAGGTTTCTAATCATACAAAAACATCGGCCAATGAAGGTAAAAATTTGGCAAACGATACGGTTAAAGCAATGGAACAAATCAATGAAACAGTACAAAATATCAATGAAGCCATTTCGGTCATTGACCAAATCGCATTCCAAACCAATATTTTATCACTCAATGCCGCAGTGGAAGCTGCAACTGCAGGAGAAGCAGGAAAAGGCTTTGCTGTAGTTGCACAAGAGGTACGTAACCTTGCAGCACGAAGTGCAGAAGCCGCCAAAGAGATTAAAGAGTTGGTTGAAAGCGCAACGGTTCGTGCTGATAATGGGAAAGTCATCAGTGGTAAAATGATTGAAGGATTCAGTGAATTAGAACAGAAAATTGAAACCACGAATACTTTAATCGATGATGTTTCCAATGCCGCCAAAGAGCAAACCATTGGTATGACACAAATTGCTGATGCCATGAATCAATTGGACAAATTCACACAAGAGAATGCGGCCATTGCGGATAAAACAAATGACATTGCCAAAGAGACCAATCTCATTGCACTTGAAGTGGTTAAAAATGTCAACAGAAATAATTTTGAAGGTAAAAATATACAAGGGCAGAGTATTTCAATGGAGCAAACAACCAAAAAAGTGCCTAAAAATACAGCCAAAGTTGAGTCTAAGCGTGAAATAGAAACAGAACAAGAGAGTGAAGAGTGGGAGAATTTTTAA